In one Bacillus thuringiensis genomic region, the following are encoded:
- a CDS encoding proline racemase family protein: MRSQRAFTTIDTHTGGNPTRTLISGLPKLIGETMVEKMLHMKKEYDWIRKLLMNEPRGHDVMSGALLTDPCHPEADIGVIYIETGGYLPMCGHDTIGVCTALVESGLIPVVEPITSLKLDTPAGLVEVDIAVQDGKAKEVSFCNIPAFLLKNITVQVKDIGTIEADIAYGGNFYAIIDAKSVDLQLVPENASTIIDKAIHIRNTINEKFEITHPEYSFIRGLTHVEFYTDPTHECAHVKNTVVVPPGGIDRSPCGTGTSAKLAVLYAQKEIEIGEEFIHESIVGSLFKGYVMNTTHVENIEAVITKITGSAWLMGMHRFFYNEMDPLKEGFLLIPPMEHETEDIK, translated from the coding sequence ATGAGGTCACAAAGAGCCTTTACGACGATTGATACACACACAGGTGGGAATCCAACGAGGACATTAATTAGTGGACTTCCAAAGTTGATTGGAGAGACGATGGTAGAGAAGATGTTACATATGAAAAAGGAGTATGATTGGATTCGAAAATTGTTAATGAATGAACCGCGTGGTCATGATGTAATGTCAGGAGCATTATTAACAGACCCGTGTCATCCTGAGGCTGATATAGGTGTTATATACATAGAGACAGGTGGATATTTACCGATGTGTGGTCACGATACAATCGGTGTATGTACAGCGTTAGTTGAATCAGGTTTAATTCCGGTAGTTGAACCGATTACTTCTTTAAAACTAGATACACCGGCTGGCTTAGTTGAAGTAGATATTGCTGTTCAAGATGGAAAAGCAAAAGAAGTATCTTTCTGTAACATACCAGCTTTTTTATTGAAAAATATTACTGTACAAGTGAAAGACATTGGAACTATAGAGGCTGATATTGCGTATGGAGGGAATTTTTATGCCATTATTGATGCGAAATCAGTAGATCTACAATTAGTACCAGAAAATGCATCTACAATCATCGATAAGGCGATTCATATAAGGAACACAATTAATGAGAAGTTTGAAATCACTCATCCAGAGTATTCGTTTATAAGAGGATTAACACATGTTGAATTTTATACAGATCCTACTCATGAATGTGCGCATGTGAAAAATACAGTTGTTGTACCACCAGGCGGAATAGATCGATCTCCATGCGGTACAGGAACATCTGCGAAGCTAGCTGTATTATACGCTCAGAAAGAAATCGAAATTGGTGAAGAGTTCATTCATGAGAGTATCGTTGGTTCTTTATTTAAAGGATATGTCATGAATACGACACATGTTGAAAATATTGAAGCTGTCATAACGAAAATTACGGGATCAGCTTGGCTTATGGGTATGCATAGATTTTTTTACAATGAAATGGATCCACTTAAAGAAGGATTTTTGCTAATTCCGCCGATGGAACATGAAACGGAGGATATAAAATGA
- a CDS encoding NAD(P)/FAD-dependent oxidoreductase — MRHCDVLIIGGGIIGCSIAYYTSKYGRDVTIIEKGEFVSGTSSRCDGNILAIDKDPGFDSQMSLVSQKLVTDLSEELEHSFEYRAPGSILVCESDEEMEAAQQWVNRQKEAGLPFRMLDRQDIREESPFFADDLLGGLECATDSTVNPYLLAFSLVSEAQKFGAKAFKQTEVKSMEIETDGSFVVETTNGTFTAQQVVNAAGVWAPKIGQMLNINIPIEPRKGHIIVASRQQHVGCRKVMEFGYLISKFGGKRKVDALTEKYGVALVFEPTESQNFLIGSSREFVGFHTRINNEVIKCIANRAIRFYPKMADMMVIRSYAGLRPWTEDHLPIISRVEHIPNYFIAAGHEGDGISLAAVTGKVIEELLNEKETIIPIEPLRLSRFTERVLNG, encoded by the coding sequence GTGAGGCACTGCGACGTTTTAATTATAGGTGGTGGAATAATAGGGTGTTCTATCGCTTATTACACTTCAAAATACGGAAGAGACGTAACAATCATTGAAAAAGGGGAATTTGTCAGCGGGACGTCTTCACGGTGTGATGGGAATATTTTGGCCATTGATAAAGACCCGGGATTTGATAGTCAAATGTCTTTAGTAAGTCAAAAATTAGTAACTGATTTAAGTGAAGAATTAGAGCATTCATTTGAATATAGGGCACCAGGAAGTATTCTCGTATGTGAGTCAGACGAAGAGATGGAAGCTGCACAGCAATGGGTAAATCGGCAAAAAGAAGCTGGATTACCGTTTCGAATGCTTGATAGGCAAGATATAAGGGAAGAGTCGCCTTTTTTTGCTGATGATTTATTAGGTGGTTTAGAATGTGCGACGGATTCAACTGTGAATCCATATCTCCTTGCTTTCTCGCTTGTGTCAGAGGCACAAAAGTTTGGCGCAAAAGCTTTTAAGCAGACGGAAGTAAAGAGTATGGAAATAGAGACGGATGGTTCATTTGTTGTAGAAACTACGAATGGAACTTTTACAGCACAACAAGTTGTAAATGCAGCCGGTGTGTGGGCTCCTAAGATTGGTCAGATGTTAAATATAAATATACCAATTGAACCGAGAAAAGGGCATATTATTGTAGCTTCAAGGCAACAACACGTAGGATGCCGTAAAGTAATGGAATTCGGTTATTTAATTTCTAAATTTGGCGGAAAACGAAAAGTGGATGCTTTAACTGAAAAATACGGGGTTGCGCTCGTATTTGAGCCTACTGAAAGTCAAAATTTCTTAATTGGTAGTAGTCGTGAATTTGTAGGATTTCATACGAGGATAAATAATGAAGTCATTAAATGTATCGCAAATAGAGCAATTCGTTTTTATCCCAAAATGGCAGATATGATGGTAATTCGTTCTTACGCTGGTTTACGTCCGTGGACGGAAGATCATTTACCGATTATTTCACGAGTGGAACATATTCCGAATTATTTCATTGCCGCTGGACATGAAGGTGATGGGATTAGTCTTGCAGCAGTTACTGGAAAAGTAATTGAAGAGTTATTAAATGAAAAAGAGACAATTATTCCTATTGAACCACTTCGTTTGAGTCGTTTTACAGAAAGGGTGTTAAACGGATGA
- a CDS encoding sigma-54 interaction domain-containing protein has product MEFSFPTIQEFLESVLINHTCCLDRIKKINERFYYLPSTTEEYNCAIIYVDDSFTALIDAFSYELAVIILNENDEPICCITSQQMIPFLYKSYNELQSFYDTVIQTTDSSVTVIDSKECVRTWTDGAEKIFSVNHNEIIGQPITRFFDYKDLEILQSLHDGKSIVAQFHQPRPDLFVLINSNPVYCNDEIIGAVVSETDVTNQVALNEKLFNMSHEMHRLEQEVAKYKDESDPFLAMNGKSPVIQRTIQLARKVCSVKSTVLILGESGVGKEVFAKAIHEASEAAKAPFISINCGAIPEALFESELFGYERGAFSGANSKGKKGKIELAQGGTLFLDEIGEMPLDMQVKLLRVLQERKYYRVGGEKEINIDFRIIAATNRDLQEEMIKGTFREDLYYRLNVVSLQIPPLRERREDIIELTYSFLNDFSINYNRPIRDLPSSIMHELLHYNWPGNIRELRNVVERLVVFATDGIIKQEYLPFHTTETLDNHTAHSLLLSNNNTILSLQEEMDEHEKKVIERALRILNGNKLECAKQLGVTRATLYNRLKKLGLQ; this is encoded by the coding sequence ATGGAATTTTCATTTCCGACTATACAAGAATTTTTGGAAAGCGTTTTAATCAATCATACATGTTGCCTTGATCGCATTAAGAAAATAAACGAAAGGTTTTATTATCTCCCTTCTACTACAGAAGAATATAATTGCGCAATTATTTATGTAGATGACTCATTCACTGCATTAATTGACGCTTTTTCTTATGAATTAGCTGTTATCATCCTTAACGAAAACGATGAGCCGATATGCTGTATAACTTCTCAGCAAATGATTCCATTTCTTTATAAGTCCTACAATGAACTACAGTCATTTTATGACACTGTAATACAAACAACTGACTCTTCTGTTACAGTAATTGATAGTAAAGAATGCGTTCGAACTTGGACAGATGGTGCTGAAAAAATATTTTCAGTCAACCATAATGAGATTATTGGGCAACCGATTACTCGTTTTTTTGATTATAAAGACTTGGAAATTTTACAATCTTTACATGATGGAAAAAGCATAGTCGCTCAGTTCCATCAGCCTCGCCCCGATTTATTCGTATTAATTAATTCAAATCCAGTTTATTGTAATGATGAAATTATAGGAGCAGTCGTTTCAGAAACAGATGTTACAAATCAAGTCGCTTTAAATGAAAAACTATTTAATATGTCACATGAAATGCACCGTTTAGAACAAGAAGTGGCAAAGTATAAAGATGAATCCGATCCATTCCTTGCGATGAATGGAAAAAGTCCTGTTATACAAAGAACGATACAATTAGCTAGAAAAGTTTGTTCGGTGAAATCAACTGTTTTAATACTTGGGGAAAGCGGAGTTGGAAAAGAAGTATTTGCGAAAGCAATTCATGAAGCAAGTGAAGCAGCGAAGGCGCCTTTCATTTCGATTAACTGCGGGGCAATTCCAGAAGCATTATTTGAAAGTGAATTATTCGGTTACGAGCGTGGGGCGTTTTCTGGAGCAAATAGTAAAGGAAAAAAAGGTAAAATTGAACTCGCGCAAGGCGGTACTTTATTTCTTGATGAAATAGGTGAAATGCCACTTGATATGCAAGTAAAACTGTTACGTGTACTGCAAGAGCGAAAGTATTACCGAGTTGGTGGTGAAAAAGAAATTAATATTGATTTCCGTATTATCGCTGCTACAAATCGTGATTTACAAGAAGAAATGATAAAAGGAACTTTCCGAGAAGATTTATATTACCGCTTAAATGTAGTTAGCTTGCAGATTCCACCGCTGCGCGAAAGACGCGAGGATATTATTGAATTAACCTATTCTTTCTTAAACGATTTTTCAATCAACTATAACAGACCAATTCGTGACTTACCTTCAAGCATTATGCATGAACTGCTTCATTACAATTGGCCAGGTAATATTCGCGAACTTCGAAACGTTGTTGAGCGGCTTGTGGTATTCGCAACAGACGGAATTATAAAACAAGAATATTTACCATTTCATACGACTGAAACTTTAGACAACCATACAGCCCATTCCCTATTACTCAGCAACAATAATACAATCCTTTCTTTACAAGAAGAGATGGATGAGCATGAGAAAAAAGTTATTGAAAGGGCTTTACGAATTTTAAATGGGAATAAATTAGAATGCGCAAAACAACTTGGTGTAACAAGGGCTACTTTATATAACCGTTTAAAGAAACTTGGACTTCAATAA
- a CDS encoding (2Fe-2S)-binding protein: MTNKNNLIVCRCEEVTYGQLQSTIAEYNCSARELKLRTRAGMGFCGGRTCRIMIDRMIENANPDVTLNELPLKYQPPIRAVTFGSVGESK; this comes from the coding sequence ATGACAAATAAAAACAACTTAATCGTTTGTCGTTGTGAAGAGGTTACATATGGGCAACTTCAATCGACAATTGCTGAATATAACTGCTCGGCAAGAGAATTAAAACTAAGAACACGTGCTGGCATGGGATTTTGCGGTGGTCGCACATGCAGAATAATGATAGATCGAATGATTGAAAATGCGAATCCTGACGTAACTCTTAATGAACTACCGTTAAAATATCAACCACCAATACGTGCAGTTACTTTTGGATCGGTAGGTGAAAGTAAATGA
- a CDS encoding (2Fe-2S)-binding protein has protein sequence MSRITHHPILGTLQSSERITFQFNGHQYGAYEHETIAAALLANGIRTLRVHEDSGTPRGIYCNIGHCSECRMTVNNQTNVRACLTVVEENMVVESGKQHRNIVREMVKKR, from the coding sequence ATGAGTAGAATTACACATCACCCTATTTTAGGTACTTTACAAAGTAGTGAGCGTATTACCTTTCAATTTAACGGTCATCAATACGGAGCATATGAACATGAAACGATAGCTGCTGCCCTGTTAGCAAATGGAATAAGGACATTAAGAGTTCATGAAGATAGCGGAACACCGCGAGGTATTTATTGTAATATCGGGCACTGTTCCGAATGCCGCATGACAGTAAATAATCAAACAAATGTACGCGCATGCTTAACTGTTGTAGAAGAAAACATGGTTGTTGAAAGCGGGAAACAGCATCGGAATATCGTGAGAGAGATGGTGAAAAAACGATGA
- a CDS encoding NAD(P)/FAD-dependent oxidoreductase: MSDVIIIGAGPAGLSASISCARFGLKVLVIDEFMKPGGRLLGQLHQEPTGEWWNGIKESKRLHEEAESLSVHIRCGVSVYNLDRDENNWFVHTNIGTLEAPFVLLATGAAEYSIPLPGWTLPGVMSIGAAQVMTNVHRVQVGKKGIIIGANILSFAILSELQLAGITVDHIVLPEKSELSQKAGEPEEVLNSLLNVAHLAPSAFLRIGSHFMKFDWIRKAGLTFYPNNGMKINGTPLHLRKAALEIIGTDQVEGVRIANIDSKGKVINGTEKIYEADFVCIAGGLYPLAELAAVAGCPFHYISELGGHVPLHSETMETPLPGLLVAGNITGIESGKIAMAQGAVAGLSIAKYASKKRDIVDQQLSHAIQNVHFVRQKSAIQFNPMVDIGRRKMNEIWRDYSSTYAHTKKSC; this comes from the coding sequence ATGAGTGATGTAATTATTATTGGTGCAGGGCCAGCGGGATTATCTGCTTCTATTTCTTGTGCTCGTTTCGGACTAAAAGTGCTCGTTATTGATGAATTTATGAAGCCGGGCGGGAGATTGTTAGGACAGTTGCATCAAGAGCCTACTGGAGAATGGTGGAACGGAATAAAAGAATCGAAGCGACTTCATGAAGAAGCAGAATCACTTTCAGTACATATCAGGTGCGGTGTTTCGGTCTATAATTTAGATAGAGATGAAAACAATTGGTTTGTACATACTAATATCGGTACGTTAGAAGCACCTTTCGTACTACTTGCTACTGGAGCTGCGGAATATTCTATTCCCCTTCCTGGCTGGACACTTCCAGGAGTGATGTCAATTGGAGCAGCTCAAGTTATGACAAATGTTCATCGCGTGCAAGTTGGAAAAAAAGGAATTATTATTGGTGCTAACATTTTGTCTTTCGCCATTTTAAGTGAATTGCAATTAGCGGGAATTACAGTAGATCATATTGTACTCCCTGAGAAAAGCGAGTTAAGTCAAAAAGCTGGTGAACCTGAAGAAGTTTTAAACTCTCTTTTAAATGTAGCTCACCTCGCTCCTTCTGCTTTCTTACGAATAGGTAGTCACTTTATGAAATTTGATTGGATTCGAAAAGCTGGATTAACATTCTATCCAAACAACGGAATGAAAATAAACGGAACGCCACTTCACCTTCGGAAAGCAGCTCTTGAAATTATCGGAACAGATCAAGTTGAAGGTGTACGTATTGCTAATATTGACTCTAAAGGAAAGGTTATCAATGGAACAGAGAAAATATATGAAGCAGATTTTGTATGTATTGCCGGGGGATTATACCCACTTGCCGAACTTGCAGCTGTAGCTGGTTGTCCCTTCCATTACATTTCAGAATTAGGCGGACACGTTCCTCTCCATTCCGAAACAATGGAAACCCCTCTTCCCGGTTTATTAGTAGCCGGCAATATTACAGGCATTGAAAGCGGAAAAATTGCGATGGCGCAAGGAGCAGTTGCAGGTCTATCTATTGCTAAATATGCAAGCAAAAAACGTGATATAGTCGACCAACAATTATCTCACGCCATTCAAAACGTTCACTTTGTTCGTCAGAAATCTGCAATTCAGTTTAATCCGATGGTAGATATCGGTAGACGAAAAATGAATGAAATTTGGCGTGATTACTCATCTACATATGCACATACTAAAAAGAGCTGCTGA
- a CDS encoding YxcD family protein — METIKISEQELINALCIYIAEKRQVGPEEVLVELMYDDDYGFSAEVEVNGRQQILIQANLIEALRLLLDREYNVNSFAARLQLELDDEEGIYALAKFNNSDE, encoded by the coding sequence ATGGAAACAATAAAAATTTCTGAACAAGAGCTTATAAATGCGCTTTGTATATATATCGCTGAAAAAAGACAAGTGGGTCCAGAAGAAGTATTAGTTGAACTCATGTATGATGACGACTACGGTTTCTCTGCGGAAGTAGAGGTAAATGGTCGCCAGCAAATTTTAATTCAAGCAAACTTAATCGAAGCTTTACGCTTATTGCTTGACAGAGAATATAATGTCAATTCATTCGCAGCGAGATTACAACTTGAATTAGATGACGAAGAAGGTATTTACGCATTAGCGAAATTTAATAACTCAGATGAGTAG
- a CDS encoding DUF1836 domain-containing protein translates to METFHLTRNEMATLLLSLRGWNTKKPLGILQEAWAKSHKKDIESGQSVTAFITTALSPIFEKLIKIDDTDVGFSLNEIVALGNQIENTSFSVTAMQNWVKRDIKEMIGSPQKGKKYSIEQAALLFIVEDLKTALDFESIRKLLRLIVNDPADRSDDLINPVHLYVAYSSLFEELNQGNCLQLNATDTVHTIENIVKEKADKIASKFDQINNEQREAIRNAIIIATLSVHTAYVQMLAKRYVTATLFLQNLDVKP, encoded by the coding sequence ATGGAAACATTTCATCTCACACGAAACGAAATGGCTACCCTTCTTCTATCACTAAGAGGATGGAATACGAAAAAGCCTCTCGGTATTTTACAAGAAGCTTGGGCAAAGTCACATAAAAAAGATATTGAAAGCGGACAAAGCGTTACAGCTTTTATTACTACCGCACTTTCACCTATTTTTGAAAAGCTGATTAAAATTGACGATACTGATGTCGGTTTTTCTTTAAATGAAATAGTTGCGCTTGGCAATCAGATTGAAAACACAAGTTTCTCTGTAACTGCTATGCAAAACTGGGTGAAACGAGATATAAAAGAAATGATTGGCTCTCCTCAAAAAGGGAAAAAATATTCAATTGAACAAGCAGCCTTACTATTTATTGTCGAAGATTTAAAAACAGCACTTGATTTTGAATCCATTCGTAAGCTATTACGCCTTATTGTAAATGATCCAGCTGATCGAAGTGATGATTTAATCAATCCTGTTCATTTATATGTAGCATACTCTTCTTTATTTGAAGAACTCAATCAAGGGAATTGCTTACAATTAAATGCAACAGATACCGTTCATACAATTGAAAACATCGTAAAAGAAAAAGCTGATAAAATCGCAAGTAAGTTCGATCAAATTAATAACGAACAACGCGAAGCAATTCGTAACGCTATTATTATTGCGACCCTTTCTGTACATACCGCTTATGTACAAATGTTAGCAAAGCGTTACGTAACAGCAACTTTATTTTTACAGAACTTAGATGTGAAGCCTTAA
- a CDS encoding GNAT family N-acetyltransferase — protein sequence MNWKERLLELDDLSIILEWYNDEELHNIADVKPFKRYTIEELREYWTEKLARSYASYHVIIVRDEVIGRVGLKKTKYDDTYVMEYSILIGVSNLYSKGLGTEITKYFISKSFLDSDIQAVVLQVREDNKRAIRCYEKAGFKKVKSYIENEVKVYDMHRIKNEKIAR from the coding sequence GTGAACTGGAAAGAACGTCTTCTAGAATTAGATGATTTATCAATTATATTAGAATGGTATAACGATGAAGAATTACATAACATAGCAGATGTGAAACCATTTAAGCGATATACAATAGAAGAACTTCGGGAGTATTGGACTGAAAAATTAGCGCGGTCTTATGCAAGTTATCATGTAATAATAGTGAGAGATGAAGTAATAGGAAGAGTCGGATTAAAAAAGACGAAATATGATGATACCTATGTGATGGAATACTCTATTCTTATTGGCGTTTCGAATTTATATTCAAAAGGACTTGGAACAGAAATTACAAAGTATTTCATAAGTAAATCGTTTTTAGATTCCGATATACAAGCAGTTGTATTACAGGTAAGAGAAGACAACAAAAGGGCAATTCGTTGTTATGAGAAAGCTGGATTTAAAAAAGTAAAATCATATATAGAGAATGAAGTGAAAGTGTATGATATGCATAGAATTAAGAATGAGAAAATAGCACGGTAA
- a CDS encoding HD domain-containing protein: protein MYITDPIYGPISIRDRDILRLIDTKAFQRLANIKQQGHTYFLHENAIHTRKEHSIGVYVLVNKVIEHLTEIGDIHLSKYERKLVSTVALLHDVGHGPYSHCFQQISGEDHSEWTVRIIQEDEEIRTILNQTPRLLDDVTKALTEDGVFPIIDELLFNSLGMDQLDFWNRDLYYSSLELEGLQIEELIANMRLIDGKLVIEESGIPFIEQLMKMKEGLYNNGFGHPFVIGKDILLQTIFKMIEEKNLSFYTPELQNFFHKGEKLEVEDFLPLQDEMILNEIQCFAKSGDVEIGSLIQLYVSATKSLSFQKGVEGDFKKENNNLTIITEKKAYSSYVGSIYVYSEGQLEDILEKSNFIQKIVKLPKKEYAYSF from the coding sequence ATGTATATTACAGATCCGATTTATGGACCAATCTCTATTCGTGATAGAGATATCCTTCGATTGATAGATACAAAAGCATTTCAAAGGTTGGCGAATATTAAACAACAAGGACATACTTATTTTTTACATGAGAACGCAATACATACGAGGAAAGAACATTCGATAGGTGTATATGTGCTAGTAAATAAAGTGATAGAACATCTTACTGAGATTGGTGACATACATTTATCGAAATATGAACGAAAGCTAGTATCTACTGTAGCCCTTCTACATGATGTTGGACATGGGCCATATTCACATTGTTTTCAGCAAATATCGGGTGAAGATCATAGTGAGTGGACGGTACGAATCATTCAAGAGGACGAAGAAATACGTACGATTTTAAATCAAACACCTAGATTATTAGATGATGTAACGAAAGCTTTAACAGAAGATGGAGTTTTTCCAATTATAGATGAGCTCTTATTTAATTCATTAGGAATGGATCAATTAGATTTTTGGAATAGAGATTTATATTACTCGTCGCTTGAATTAGAAGGTTTACAGATAGAAGAATTGATTGCTAACATGCGTTTAATTGACGGTAAACTTGTTATTGAAGAATCGGGAATCCCCTTCATCGAACAATTAATGAAAATGAAAGAAGGGCTTTACAATAATGGATTTGGCCACCCGTTTGTGATAGGAAAAGACATATTGCTGCAAACAATTTTTAAAATGATAGAGGAGAAAAATCTTTCGTTCTATACTCCTGAACTTCAAAACTTCTTTCATAAAGGAGAGAAGTTAGAAGTAGAAGACTTTCTTCCGTTACAAGATGAAATGATTTTAAATGAAATACAGTGCTTTGCAAAATCAGGTGATGTTGAAATAGGATCTTTAATTCAACTGTATGTTTCAGCAACCAAAAGTTTATCATTTCAAAAAGGAGTGGAGGGTGATTTTAAAAAGGAAAATAACAATTTAACGATAATAACTGAGAAAAAGGCGTACAGTTCATATGTAGGGAGTATTTACGTTTATAGTGAGGGGCAGTTAGAGGATATTTTAGAGAAATCAAATTTCATTCAAAAGATAGTAAAATTGCCTAAAAAAGAATATGCCTATTCTTTTTAA
- a CDS encoding DedA family protein, with the protein MLSSFIHSVLTFFEGLGYWGIMLGLMIEIIPSEIVLAYAGYLVFNGSISFIGAVVFGTIGGVIAQIFIYWLGRYGGRPILERYGKYIFIHKKQIDAAEDWFNRYGTGVIFTARFIPVVRHAISIPAGITKMPLLRFTTLTALAIIPWSIIFIYLGEKLGENWENINDIAGPYVKSFAIGGVVLILLYFVIKKWTKKRKNLA; encoded by the coding sequence ATGTTAAGTAGTTTTATTCATTCAGTATTAACGTTTTTTGAAGGATTAGGTTATTGGGGCATTATGCTTGGACTTATGATTGAAATTATCCCAAGTGAAATTGTCCTTGCTTATGCAGGATACTTAGTATTCAATGGAAGTATCTCATTTATAGGCGCAGTTGTATTCGGTACAATTGGCGGTGTTATTGCCCAAATCTTTATTTATTGGCTTGGACGATACGGCGGACGCCCTATATTAGAACGTTATGGAAAATATATTTTCATACATAAAAAACAAATAGATGCTGCAGAAGATTGGTTTAATCGTTACGGAACTGGCGTCATTTTTACAGCACGCTTCATTCCAGTAGTGCGTCATGCGATTTCAATTCCTGCTGGTATTACAAAAATGCCTTTACTACGTTTCACTACATTAACAGCACTTGCGATTATCCCTTGGTCTATTATTTTCATTTATTTAGGTGAAAAACTAGGTGAAAATTGGGAAAATATTAACGATATTGCTGGTCCTTATGTGAAATCATTCGCAATTGGTGGCGTCGTACTTATACTTTTATACTTCGTTATAAAAAAATGGACAAAAAAGCGTAAAAATCTTGCTTAA
- the dltD gene encoding D-alanyl-lipoteichoic acid biosynthesis protein DltD, producing MKMKHAFGPIILACVLFFIIILIPSKSLVSLISDKKVEDAATSLQKEKLQSVFLQQKMLENSQYLPMYGSSEFLRMDAYHPSNYFKVNPAGFTPFLIGTGGTQSLAHILNMTSTMDELEGKKVVFVLSPQWFTKTGVSQGDFTNNFSKQQAYHFIFNDEINPEMKKQIAKRLLDYKVVQEDDILKNSLEGIVYNDTKHNIKAGLVKPLAYMHRNILDHRDLFNSLFKIEPMKEKTNIGLRSISWEDARKHAEQEGKAESTTNTFGIENPYYHKNNLKKKLKGLKNFRANETYDESPEYDDLQIILDLFKEKNVKPLFISVPVNGPWYDYTGFPKERREVYYKKVREQVEKAGYPVVDFSGHEYDKYFLKDTIHLGWKGWIYFDEAVQKFNSEK from the coding sequence ATGAAAATGAAGCATGCTTTTGGTCCTATAATTTTAGCGTGTGTGCTTTTTTTCATTATCATTCTAATCCCATCGAAAAGTTTAGTATCGCTTATTAGTGATAAGAAGGTAGAAGATGCGGCTACTTCTTTACAAAAAGAGAAATTACAAAGTGTTTTCTTACAGCAAAAAATGTTAGAGAATTCACAGTATTTACCGATGTACGGTTCATCAGAATTTTTACGAATGGATGCATATCATCCGTCTAATTATTTCAAAGTAAATCCAGCTGGTTTTACACCGTTTTTAATTGGAACTGGCGGTACACAAAGTTTAGCTCATATTTTAAATATGACATCTACTATGGATGAATTAGAAGGTAAAAAAGTAGTCTTTGTTCTTTCACCACAATGGTTTACAAAGACTGGTGTATCACAAGGGGATTTCACTAATAATTTCTCCAAACAACAAGCATATCATTTTATTTTTAATGATGAGATAAATCCAGAAATGAAGAAGCAAATCGCGAAACGGCTATTAGATTATAAAGTTGTTCAAGAAGATGATATATTAAAAAATTCATTAGAAGGTATTGTATATAATGATACGAAACATAACATAAAAGCAGGTTTAGTTAAACCACTTGCTTATATGCATCGAAATATTTTAGATCATAGAGATTTATTTAACTCTTTATTTAAAATCGAACCGATGAAAGAGAAAACAAATATCGGACTTCGTTCAATTTCTTGGGAAGACGCACGTAAACACGCAGAACAAGAAGGGAAAGCAGAGTCTACTACAAATACATTCGGAATTGAAAATCCGTATTATCATAAGAATAATCTGAAGAAAAAACTAAAAGGTTTAAAAAACTTTAGAGCAAATGAAACATATGATGAATCACCAGAATACGATGATTTACAAATTATTTTAGATTTATTTAAAGAGAAAAATGTCAAACCACTCTTTATTTCTGTACCTGTCAATGGGCCTTGGTATGATTATACTGGATTCCCGAAAGAACGCCGTGAAGTGTATTATAAAAAAGTTCGAGAACAGGTTGAGAAAGCAGGATATCCAGTAGTTGATTTCTCTGGTCATGAATATGATAAGTATTTCTTAAAAGATACGATTCATTTGGGCTGGAAAGGTTGGATTTATTTTGATGAAGCAGTGCAGAAATTTAATTCTGAGAAATAA